In Archocentrus centrarchus isolate MPI-CPG fArcCen1 chromosome 22, fArcCen1, whole genome shotgun sequence, one DNA window encodes the following:
- the LOC115773045 gene encoding inositol-3-phosphate synthase 1-A — MSVSIHINSPNVKYTDTHIEAQYPYQTTSVHRDGNKVTVTPRTTEMTIRTERRVPRLGVMLVGWGGNNGTTVTAAVLANKLGLTWKTKTGEKKANYFGSLLQSSTVCLGSGLEGEVNVPFRDLLPMVHPNDIVFDGWDISSMDLGSAMERAQVLDWSLQEQLRPYMSCLKPRPSIYIPEFIAANQESRADSVLTGTMAEQMEQIRADIRDFRQSSGVDKVIVLWTANTERFCDIIPGVNDTAKNLLAGIQAGAAEISPSTLFAVASILEGCAYINGSPQNTFVPGALELAMQRGVFIGGDDFKSGQTKIKSVLVDFLVSAGIKPTSIVSYNHLGNNDGKNLSAPQQFRSKEISKSNVVDDMVQSNPILYQPGEKPDHCVVIKYVPYVGDSKRAMDEYTSEIMMGGINTIALHNTCEDSLLASPIILDLVMLTELCQRVTVKPQGEKNFQSFHSVLSLLSFLCKAPLVPSGTPVVNAFFRQRASIENIMRACLGLPPQNHMLLEHKLQRNFLLPHETCVNNDAASLKKVPLINGNHIPLTNGIYAHMDDTACAL, encoded by the exons ATGTCCGTGAGCATTCACATCAACAGCCCTAATGTGAAGTACACAGACACTCACATTGAGGCTCAGTATCCCTACCAGACCACATCGGTGCACAGAGATGGGAACAAAGTTACG GTGACCCCCCGCACCACTGAGATGACAATCCGCACCGAGCGTCGTGTGCCTCGGCTGGGAGTGATGCTGGTGGGCTGGGGAGGCAATAACGGTACCACAGTCACAGCAGCTGTACTGGCCAACAAACTGGGTCTTACCTGGAAGACCAAAACCGGAGAAAAG AAAGCGAACTACTTCGGCTCCCTCCTGCAGTCGTCCACTGTTTGTCTGGGATCAGGGCTCGAGGGTGAGGTTAATGTGCCTTTCCGGGACCTCCTGCCCATGGTGCACCCTAACGACATCGTGTTTGATG gtTGGGATATCTCTTCGATGGATCTGGGCAGTGCAATGGAGCGAGCTCAGGTTCTTGACTGGTCTTTGCAAGAGCAGCTGCGACCATACATGAGCTGCCTGAAACCCAGACCATCCATCTACATTCCAGAGTTTATTGCTGCGAATCAGGAGAGTCGAGCAGACAGTGTCCTCACTGGGACCATGGCAGAGCAG ATGGAGCAAATCAGAGCTGACATAAGAGACTTCCGTCAGTCCAGCGGTGTGGACAAAGTCATTGTTTTGTGGACCGCCAACACTGAGCGCTTCTGTGATATCATCCCAGGTGTCAACGACACCGCCAAGAACCTGCTGGCTGGAATCCAA GCTGGAGCTGCAGAGATCTCTCCCTCCACTCTGTTTGCAGTGGCCAGTATACTGGAGGGCTGCGCCTACATCAACGGCTCCCCACAGAACACTTTCGTCCCAGGGGCTTTAGAGCTGGCCATGCAGAGAGGTGTGTTCATTGGCGGTGATGATTTTAAGTCTGGTCAGACTAAGATCAAATCAGTACTGGTAGACTTCCTGGTCAGCGCAGGCATCAAG CCAACCTCCATTGTCAGCTACAATCACCTCGGCAACAACGATGGGAAAAACCTGTCGGCTCCACAGCAGTTCCGCTCCAAAGAGATCTCCAAGAGCAATGTGGTGGATGACATGGTCCAGTCCAACCCCATACTGTACCAGCCAGGAGAGAAACCTGACcactgt gTGGTTATTAAATATGTCCCTTATGTGGGAGACAGCAAGCGTGCCATGGATGAATACACCTCTGAAATAATGATGGGAGGGATCAATACTATTGCGCTGCACAATACCTGTGAG GACTCCCTACTTGCCAGCCCAATCATCCTGGACCTGGTGATGCTGACAGAGCTTTGCCAGCGTGTGACTGTAAAGCCTCAGGGTGAGAAGAACTTCCAGTCCTTCCATAGCGTCTTATCACTGCTCTCCTTCCTCTGCAAGGCCCCACTTGTCCCATCAGGCACCCCAGTTGTCAATGCCTTTTTCCGTCAGAGGGCCTCCATTGAGAACATCATGAG GGCGTGCCTCGGACTTCCTCCTCAGAACCACATGCTGCTGGAGCACAAGCTACAGAGGAACTTCCTGCTTCCACATGAAACCTGTGTCAATAATGATGCGGCTTCTTTGAAGAAAGTTCCCTTAATCAATGGGAATCACATTCCCCTAACAAATGGCATATATGCACACATGGATGACACAGCATGTGCATTATAA
- the LOC115772822 gene encoding uncharacterized protein LOC115772822 isoform X2: MEEEEQLRSLMFLMTYMLLKRRRDINDANIQRRNEIQRRIRHRQYFFQRQRRMLMMMIAGGIRSNARIRTRPWTTTPSTDWWERVVMTEFQPSDWLDKFRMSRETFFYLCDKLRPRLARQDTSFRLALPVEKRVAVALWRLASNIEYRTISTLFGVGKSTVCRCVRDMCHAIVALLSSIYLRPPGEQELEDSAQLFLSQWGFPHCVATIATLHTAIITPSNNASDYANPAGWLSVMSQVAVSGRGQFWDVCASFPGGTDPADILQNSSLWATAAEGGLSPAPPPTFMGKPLRYVLLGEACYPLQSWLMKAYPEEKGRTASHVALTEQQQLFNRRLARALHVPQQEERLWAGRGAHHDPGLLHSAQHVRVPRGRIQSRVAGGGGRSRESPTQP, from the exons atggaggaagaggagcagctgCGCTCTTTGATGTTTCTCATGACTTACATGCTGCTGAAGCGCCGGAGAGACATAAACGACGCAAACATTCAGAGACGCAACGAGATCCAGAGACGCATCAGACACCGCCAGTACTTCTtccagagacagaggaggatgctcaTG ATGATGATTGCAGGAGGTATCCGCTCCAATGCCCGCATCCGCACCCGTCCCTGGACCACCACTCCAAGCACAGACTGGTGGGAACGGGTGGTGATGACAGAATTCCAGCCCTCTGATTGGTTGGATAAGTTCCGCATGAGCCGGGAGACGTTCTTCTACCTCTGCGACAAGCTGAGGCCCCGCCTGGCTCGACAGGACACCAGCTTCCGCCTGGCACTGCCGGTGGAGAAGCGTGTAGCTGTAGCCCTGTGGCGTCTAGCATCCAACATCGAGTACCGCACCATCAGCACCCTGTTTGGTGTGGGGAAGTCCACCGTGTGCAGGTGCGTTAGAGACATGTGTCATGCCATCGTGGCGCTCCTCAGCTCCATCTACCTCCGACCACCAGGTGAGCAGGAGCTGGAAGATTCAGCTCAGCTGTTCCTATCCCAGTGGGGCTTCCCTCACTGCGTTGCTACTATAGCAACACTCCACACGGCTATTATCACCCCATCAAACAACGCGTCTGACTACGCCAACCCTGCTGGCTGGCTGTCAGTCATGTCCCAG GTGGCTGTTAGTGGTCGGGGGCAATTCTGGGATGTATGTGCCAGTTTCCCTGGTGGGACAGACCCAGCTGACATCTTACAGAACTCATCACTGTGGGcaacagctgcagagggtggacTGTCACCTGCCCCACCGCCTACCTTCATGGGAAAACCACTTAG GTATGTGTTGCTGGGTGAGGCCTGTTATCCACTCCAGAGCTGGCTGATGAAGGCCTATCCTGAGGAAAAGGGGAGAACAGCAAGTCACGTGGCgctgacagagcagcagcagctgtttaatCGACGGCTCGCCCGAGCGCTGCACGTGCCTCAG CAAGAGGAACGACTGTGGGCTGGACGTGGTGCCCACCATGATCCTGGCTTGCTGCATTCTGCACAACATGTGCGAGTCCCACGGGGACGCATTCAAAGCAGAGTGGCAGGTGGAGGTGGCCGAAGCAGAGAGTCCCCAACCCAGCCATAA
- the tpgs1 gene encoding tubulin polyglutamylase complex subunit 1 translates to MADKEKRRSGVNPPGMPAGKATKSDSDREFLSQAGVGDLLRGAILKMVEARSDDPIGFLADHFCNLASVTATGSGGCGDEEQLNTGTLSAGAQEQQRLNRALWHLRLAHHSQRSAFSNNVRVAYDLLNLTGPQRCVGEFSEGPDVPCTDSPTGGGGVRGGLYTQTLQCLCSEGGVPASTSAPLLQRLYCHDHEAVPYDVFRHGVLTCAVFSDYIRQAQRLYAEVCCPAEGTASRALCLAVLGTLKEALETSQGSDTNCCANANTKVNSCPEANVKAIRYLEASAKISPYKLAQAMAGAQTRGPGGNMDAKEFENAAAELFITRVKVVS, encoded by the exons ATGGCGGACAAGGAGAAGCGCCGGTCCGGAGTTAATCCTCCGGGGATGCCCGCGGGTAAAGCCACCAAATCGGACAGTGACAGAGAGTTTCTGTCGCAGGCTGGGGTGGGAGACCTGCTCCGCGGCGCCATCCTCAAGATGGTCGAAGCCAGATCAGACGATCCCATCGGGTTTCTTGCAGACCACTTCTGCAACCTCGCATCCGTGACAGCCACCGGCTCGGGTGGAtgcggcgacgaggagcagtTGAACACCGGCACGTTGAGCGCAGGCGCGCAGGAACAGCAGCGTCTCAACCGGGCGCTGTGGCACCTGCGGCTGGCGCACCACTCCCAGAG ATCTGCCTTCAGCAACAATGTCCGTGTGGCCTACGACCTTCTAAACCTCACTGGGCCTCAAAGATGTGTAGGCGAGTTTTCTGAAGGCCCCGATGTCCCCTGCACTGACAGCCCcaccggaggaggaggagtgagggGAGGCCTCTACACTCAGACTTTGCAGTGCCTGTGCAGCGAAGGTGGAGTCCCTGCTTCCACCTCTGCTCCACTCCTACAGCGCCTCTATTGTCACGACCATGAAGCCGTCCCTTATGATGTCTTCCGTCACGGTGTGCTCACGTGTGCCGTTTTCTCAGACTACATCCGGCAGGCTCAAAGGCTTTACGCTGAGGTGTGTTGCCCAGCCGAGGGCACTGCCTCGCGGGCGttgtgcctggccgtattgggCACCTTGAAGGAAGCACTAGAGACTTCCCAGGGCTCTGATACAAACTGCTGTGCCAATGCTAACACTAAAGTGAATTCCTGTCCTGAGGCTAATGTGAAGGCTATCCGCTACCTGGAGGCCAGTGCCAAGATCTCTCCCTACAAGCTGGCTCAGGCCATGGCTGGAGCACAAACTCGGGGACCTGGCGGCAACATGGATGCAAAAGAGTTTGAAAACGCAGCTGCAGAATTGTTTATCACTCGAGTGAAAGTTGTGTCCTAA
- the LOC115772822 gene encoding putative nuclease HARBI1 isoform X1 → MEEEEQLRSLMFLMTYMLLKRRRDINDANIQRRNEIQRRIRHRQYFFQRQRRMLMMMIAGGIRSNARIRTRPWTTTPSTDWWERVVMTEFQPSDWLDKFRMSRETFFYLCDKLRPRLARQDTSFRLALPVEKRVAVALWRLASNIEYRTISTLFGVGKSTVCRCVRDMCHAIVALLSSIYLRPPGEQELEDSAQLFLSQWGFPHCVATIATLHTAIITPSNNASDYANPAGWLSVMSQVAVSGRGQFWDVCASFPGGTDPADILQNSSLWATAAEGGLSPAPPPTFMGKPLRYVLLGEACYPLQSWLMKAYPEEKGRTASHVALTEQQQLFNRRLARALHVPQEALLRLRARWQCLSKRNDCGLDVVPTMILACCILHNMCESHGDAFKAEWQVEVAEAESPQPSHKRLLSTSMDQSNAEEIRRLFCDYFEDQNN, encoded by the exons atggaggaagaggagcagctgCGCTCTTTGATGTTTCTCATGACTTACATGCTGCTGAAGCGCCGGAGAGACATAAACGACGCAAACATTCAGAGACGCAACGAGATCCAGAGACGCATCAGACACCGCCAGTACTTCTtccagagacagaggaggatgctcaTG ATGATGATTGCAGGAGGTATCCGCTCCAATGCCCGCATCCGCACCCGTCCCTGGACCACCACTCCAAGCACAGACTGGTGGGAACGGGTGGTGATGACAGAATTCCAGCCCTCTGATTGGTTGGATAAGTTCCGCATGAGCCGGGAGACGTTCTTCTACCTCTGCGACAAGCTGAGGCCCCGCCTGGCTCGACAGGACACCAGCTTCCGCCTGGCACTGCCGGTGGAGAAGCGTGTAGCTGTAGCCCTGTGGCGTCTAGCATCCAACATCGAGTACCGCACCATCAGCACCCTGTTTGGTGTGGGGAAGTCCACCGTGTGCAGGTGCGTTAGAGACATGTGTCATGCCATCGTGGCGCTCCTCAGCTCCATCTACCTCCGACCACCAGGTGAGCAGGAGCTGGAAGATTCAGCTCAGCTGTTCCTATCCCAGTGGGGCTTCCCTCACTGCGTTGCTACTATAGCAACACTCCACACGGCTATTATCACCCCATCAAACAACGCGTCTGACTACGCCAACCCTGCTGGCTGGCTGTCAGTCATGTCCCAG GTGGCTGTTAGTGGTCGGGGGCAATTCTGGGATGTATGTGCCAGTTTCCCTGGTGGGACAGACCCAGCTGACATCTTACAGAACTCATCACTGTGGGcaacagctgcagagggtggacTGTCACCTGCCCCACCGCCTACCTTCATGGGAAAACCACTTAG GTATGTGTTGCTGGGTGAGGCCTGTTATCCACTCCAGAGCTGGCTGATGAAGGCCTATCCTGAGGAAAAGGGGAGAACAGCAAGTCACGTGGCgctgacagagcagcagcagctgtttaatCGACGGCTCGCCCGAGCGCTGCACGTGCCTCAGGAGGCGCTGCTGAGGCTGAGGGCACGCTGGCAGTGCCTCAGCAAGAGGAACGACTGTGGGCTGGACGTGGTGCCCACCATGATCCTGGCTTGCTGCATTCTGCACAACATGTGCGAGTCCCACGGGGACGCATTCAAAGCAGAGTGGCAGGTGGAGGTGGCCGAAGCAGAGAGTCCCCAACCCAGCCATAAACGGCTCCTCTCCACCAGCATGGACCAAAGTAATGCTGAGGAAATCAGACGCCTCTTCTGTGACTATTTTGAAGACCAAAATAATTGA
- the LOC115772320 gene encoding guanine nucleotide-binding protein subunit alpha-11-like isoform X2: MTLESMMACCLSEEAKESKRINAEIDKQLRRDKRDSRRELKLLLLGTGESGKSTFIKQMRIIHGAGYSDEDKRGFIRLVYQNIFTSMQSMIRATETLKIPYKYEENRANAMLVKEVDIEKITNFDQPHIAAIKSLWADPGIQEAYDRRREYQLSDSTKYYLSDIDRVTAEGYVPTQQDVLRVRVPTTGIIEYPFDLENVIFRMVDVGGQRSERRKWIHCFENVTSIMFLVALSEYDQVLVESDNENRMEESKALFRTIITYPWFQNSSVILFLNKKDLLEEKISYSHLVDYFPEFDGPQRDAQAAREFILKMFVDLNPDSDKIIYSHFTCATDTENIRFVFAAVKDTILQLNLKEYNLV; this comes from the exons ATGACTCTGGAGTCCATGATGGCTTGCTGCCTGAGCGAAGAGGCGAAGGAGTCGAAACGAATCAATGCAGAAATTGACAAACAACTCCGCCGTGACAAGCGAGACTCCAGGAGAGAGTTGAAATTACTGCTGCTTG gtACGGGAGAAAGTGGCAAGAGTACTTTCATCAAGCAGATGAGGATCATCCATGGAGCCGGATACTCGGATGAAGATAAAAGAGGCTTCATTCGACTTGTTTACCAAAACATCTTCACCTCCATGCAGTCCATGATCCGCGCCACTGAGACCCTCAAGATCCCCTACAAGTATGAAGAGAATCGG GCTAATGCCATGCTTGTGAAGGAGGTGGACATTGAGAAGATCACAAATTTTGACCAACCACACATTGCAGCTATTAAAAGCCTGTGGGCTGACCCAGGAATCCAGGAGGCCTACGACCGCCGCAGAGAATACCAGCTCTCTGACTCCACTAAATA TTACCTTAGTGATATAGACCGTGTGACTGCGGAGGGATATGTTCCCACCCAGCAAGATGTACTGAGGGTCCGTGTTCCCACCACGGGCATAATAGAGTACCCATTTGACCTGGAGAACGTCATCTTCAG GATGGTAGATGTAGGGggccagaggtcagagaggaGGAAGTGGATTCACTGCTTTGAGAATGTCACTTCAATTATGTTTCTTGTGGCGCTGAGTGAGTATGACCAGGTCCTGGTGGAGTCAGACAATGAG AACCGCATGGAAGAGAGTAAGGCTCTGTTCAGGACTATCATTACCTACCCCTGGTTTCAAAACTCCTctgtcatcctcttcctcaatAAGAAAGACCTGCTTGAGGAGAAGATTTCCTATTCACACTTGGTGGACTACTTTCCTGAGTTTGATG GTCCCCAGAGAGATGCACAGGCGGCACGGGAGTTCATCCTCAAGATGTTTGTGGACTTGAACCCAGACAGCGACAAGATTATCTACTCTCACTTCACTTGTGCCACGGACACTGAGAACATCCgctttgtgtttgcagctgtcAAAGACACCATCCTACAGCTCAATCTCAAAGAGTACAACTTGGTGTGA
- the LOC115772320 gene encoding guanine nucleotide-binding protein G(q) subunit alpha-like isoform X1, whose translation MTLESMMACCLSEEAKESKRINAEIDKQLRRDKRDSRRELKLLLLGTGESGKSTFIKQMRIIHGAGYSDEDKRGFIRLVYQNIFTSMQSMIRATETLKIPYKYEENRANAMLVKEVDIEKITNFDQPHIAAIKSLWADPGIQEAYDRRREYQLSDSTKYYLSDLDRIADPNYLPTQQDVLRVRIPTTGIIEYPFDLQSIIFRMVDVGGQRSERRKWIHCFENVTSIMFLVALSEYDQVLVESDNENRMEESKALFRTIITYPWFQNSSVILFLNKKDLLEEKISYSHLVDYFPEFDGPQRDAQAAREFILKMFVDLNPDSDKIIYSHFTCATDTENIRFVFAAVKDTILQLNLKEYNLV comes from the exons ATGACTCTGGAGTCCATGATGGCTTGCTGCCTGAGCGAAGAGGCGAAGGAGTCGAAACGAATCAATGCAGAAATTGACAAACAACTCCGCCGTGACAAGCGAGACTCCAGGAGAGAGTTGAAATTACTGCTGCTTG gtACGGGAGAAAGTGGCAAGAGTACTTTCATCAAGCAGATGAGGATCATCCATGGAGCCGGATACTCGGATGAAGATAAAAGAGGCTTCATTCGACTTGTTTACCAAAACATCTTCACCTCCATGCAGTCCATGATCCGCGCCACTGAGACCCTCAAGATCCCCTACAAGTATGAAGAGAATCGG GCTAATGCCATGCTTGTGAAGGAGGTGGACATTGAGAAGATCACAAATTTTGACCAACCACACATTGCAGCTATTAAAAGCCTGTGGGCTGACCCAGGAATCCAGGAGGCCTACGACCGCCGCAGAGAATACCAGCTCTCTGACTCCACTAAATA TTATCTTTCGGATCTGGATCGTATTGCAGATCCCAACTATCTTCCCACACAGCAGGATGTACTCAGGGTGCGCATCCCCACTACAGGAATCATAGAGTATCCCTTCGACTTGCAAAGCATCATTTTCAG GATGGTAGATGTAGGGggccagaggtcagagaggaGGAAGTGGATTCACTGCTTTGAGAATGTCACTTCAATTATGTTTCTTGTGGCGCTGAGTGAGTATGACCAGGTCCTGGTGGAGTCAGACAATGAG AACCGCATGGAAGAGAGTAAGGCTCTGTTCAGGACTATCATTACCTACCCCTGGTTTCAAAACTCCTctgtcatcctcttcctcaatAAGAAAGACCTGCTTGAGGAGAAGATTTCCTATTCACACTTGGTGGACTACTTTCCTGAGTTTGATG GTCCCCAGAGAGATGCACAGGCGGCACGGGAGTTCATCCTCAAGATGTTTGTGGACTTGAACCCAGACAGCGACAAGATTATCTACTCTCACTTCACTTGTGCCACGGACACTGAGAACATCCgctttgtgtttgcagctgtcAAAGACACCATCCTACAGCTCAATCTCAAAGAGTACAACTTGGTGTGA